The following are from one region of the Corylus avellana chromosome ca1, CavTom2PMs-1.0 genome:
- the LOC132165951 gene encoding major strawberry allergen Fra a 1.05-like gives MGVFTYETETTSVIPPARLFKSFVLDSDNLIPKVAPKAIKSIEIIEGNGGPGTIKKICFDEGSPFNYIKQKVDEIDQANFSYRYSVIEGDALSDKLEKINYEIKIVASPHGGSILKSISKYHTIGDHELKEEQIKAGKEKASGLFKAVEGYLLAHPDEY, from the exons ATGGGTGTGTTCACTTATGAAACCGAGACCACTTCAGTTATCCCTCCGGCTAGGCTGTTCAAGAGCTTTGTCCTAGATTCCGACAACCTCATCCCAAAGGTTGCTCCAAAGGCCATCAAGAGCATTGAAATCATCGAAGGAAATGGAGGTCCCGGAACCATTAAGAAGATCTGCTTTGATGAAG GCAGCCCATTCAACTACATAAAGCAAAAGGTTGATGAGATTGACCAAGCAAACTTTTCGTATCGCTACAGTGTGATTGAAGGCGATGCTTTGTCCGACAAACTGGAGAAAATCAATTACGAGATCAAGATAGTGGCATCCCCTCATGGAGGATCTATCTTGAAGAGCATCAGCAAGTACCACACCATAGGAGACCATGAGCTCAAGGAAGAGCAGATTAAGGCTGGAAAAGAGAAGGCCTCAGGACTTTTCAAAGCTGTTGAGGGCTACCTCTTGGCACACCCTGATGAGTATTAA